From a single Lolium rigidum isolate FL_2022 chromosome 7, APGP_CSIRO_Lrig_0.1, whole genome shotgun sequence genomic region:
- the LOC124669602 gene encoding homeobox-leucine zipper protein ROC2-like isoform X2: MMIPARHMPSSMIGRSSGGAAYGSSSALSLGQPNLLDNNSQHLQHALQQHHLLDQQIPTTTAESSDHAHNGMIRGRDSMDPLGDEFESRSGSENVDGDAVDADQDPSQRPRKKRYHRHTQHQIQEMEAFFKECPHPDDKQRKELSRELGLEPLQVKFWFQNKRTQMKNQHERHENSQLRADNDKLRAENMRYKEALSSASCPNCGGPAALGEMSFDEHHLRVENARLRDEIDRLSAIAAKYIGKPMVPFPVLSNPTLGAVGAYGAHPADIFAAAELPPMRAAGGVDAEKQGVVVELAVAAMEELVRMARMDGPPWTADGRLDEEEYARMFGPRGVLGPKQYGLVSEASRDAAVVIMTPASLVEILMDVNQYAAVFSSIVSRAATLEVLSTGVAGCYDGALQVMSVEFQVPSPLVPTRESYFVRYCKRNSDGTWAVADVSLDALQGIKCRRRPSGCLIQEAPNGYSKVTWVEHVEVDDRAVHNIYKLLVNSGIAFGARRWVGALGRQCERLASAMASNIPTSDIGVITSTEGRKSMLKLAERMVASFCGGVTASVAHQWTTLSGSGAEDVRVMTRKSVDDPGRPPGIVLNAATSFWLPVPPKRVFDFLRDESSRSEWDILSNGGMVQEMAHIANGRDHGNCVSLLRVNSTNSNQSNMLILQESCTDSSGSYVIYAPVDVVAMNVVLNGGDPDYVALLPSGFAILPDGPAAGIMHAGGVGSGGSLLTVAFQILVDSVPDAKLSLGSVATVNSLIACTVERIKAAVSGAGSSPQ; the protein is encoded by the exons ATGATGATCCCGGCGAGGCACATGCCATCGTCGATGATCggccggagcagcggcggcgcagcCTACGGATCCTCATCAGCACTGTCACTCGGTCAG CCAAACTTGCTGGACAATAACAGTCAGCACCTGCAGCACGCGCTCCAGCAGCACCACCTCCTCGATCAGCAGatcccgacgacgacggcggagaGCAGCGACCACGCACACAACGGCATGATCCGCGGCCGGGACTCCATGGACCCGCTGGGCGACGAGTTCGAGAGCAGGTCCGGCAGCGAGAACGTGGACGGGGACGCCGTGGACGCCGACCAGGACCCCAGCCAGCGGCCGCGCAAGAAGCGGTACCACCGCCACACCCAGcaccagatccaggagatggaagC TTTCTTCAAGGAGTGTCCTCACCCTGACGACAAGCAGCGCAAGGAGCTGAGCCGGGAGCTGGGGCTGGAGCCTCTCCAAGTGAAGTTCTGGTTCCAGAACAAGAGGACCCAAATGAAG AACCAGCACGAGAGGCACGAGAACTCGCAGCTGCGGGCGGACAACGACAAGCTGCGCGCCGAGAACATGCGCTACAAGGAGGCCCTCAGCAGCGCCTCCTGCCCCAACTGCGGCGGCCCGGCGGCCCTCGGCGAGATGTCCTTCGACGAGCACCACCTGCGCGTCGAGAACGCGCGCCTCCGCGACGAGATCGACCGCCTCTCCGCCATCGCCGCCAAGTACATCGGCAAGCCCATGGTGCCCTTCCCCGTCCTCTCCAACCCCACGCTCGGCGCCGTGGGAGCCTACGGCGCTCACCCCGCGGACATCTTCGCCGCTGCCGAGCTTCCGCCGATGAGGGCCGCCGGCGGTGTGGACGCGGAGAAGCAGGGCGTCGTGGTGGAGCTGGCCGTGGCGGCCATGGAGGAGCTGGTCCGGATGGCGCGGATGGACGGGCCCCCGTGGACGGCCGATGGAAGGCTGGACGAGGAGGAGTACGCCAGGATGTTCGGCCCGCGCGGCGTGCTCGGGCCCAAGCAGTACGGCCTCGTCTCCGAGGCCTCCCGCGACGCCGCCGTCGTCATCATGACACCAGCAAGCCTCGTCGAGATCCTCATGGACGTC AACCAGTACGCGGCGGTGTTCTCGAGCATTGTCTCCAGGGCGGCGACCCTGGAGGTACTATCCACGGGCGTGGCGGGCTGCTACGACGGCGCGCTGCAGGTGATGTCGGTGGAGTTCCAGGTGCCGTCGCCGCTGGTGCCGACAAGGGAGAGCTACTTCGTGAGGTACTGCAAGCGCAACTCCGACGGGACCTGGGCCGTCGCCGACGTCTCGCTGGACGCGCTGCAGGGGATCAAGTGCCGGCGCAGGCCCTCCGGCTGCCTCATCCAGGAGGCGCCCAACGGCTACTCCAAGGTGACGtgggtggagcacgtggaggtgGACGACAGGGCCGTGCACAACATCTACAAGCTGCTCGTCAACTCAGGCATCGCCTTTGGAGCACGCCGGTGGGTCGGTGCCCTCGGACGGCAGTGCGAGCGCCTCGCCAGCGCCATGGCCAGCAACATCCCCACCAGCGACATTGGAG TGATCACAAGCACAGAGGGGAGGAAGAGCATGCTGAAGCTGGCCGAGAGGATGGTggcgagcttctgcggcggtGTGACGGCATCCGTGGCGCACCAGTGGACGACGCTATCGGGGAGCGGCGCCGAGGATGTCAGGGTCATGACCAGGAAGAGCGTGGACGACCCCGGGAGGCCACCGGGCATCGTCCTCAACGCCGCCACCTCCTTCTGGCTCCCTGTACCGCCCAAGCGCGTCTTCGACTTCCTCCGCGACGAGTCTTCTCGCAGCGAG TGGGACATCCTCTCCAATGGCGGCATGGTCCAAGAAATGGCTCATATTGCCAATGGGCGTGATCATGGCAACTGCGTCTCCCTCCTTCGCGTCAAT AGCACCAACTCGAACCAAAGCAACATGCTGATCCTGCAAGAAAGCTGCACGGACTCGTCAGGCTCCTACGTCATCTACGCCCCGGTGGACGTTGTGGCCATGAACGTCGTGCTCAACGGCGGCGACCCAGACTACGTCGCGCTCCTGCCGTCCGGTTTCGCCATCCTGCCCGACGGACCGGCTGCCGGGATCATGCACGCCGGCGGTGTCGGCTCGGGCGGGTCGCTCCTCACGGTGGCGTTCCAGATCCTGGTCGACTCCGTCCCCGACGCGAAGCTGTCTCTTGGCTCGGTGGCAACCGTGAACAGCCTCATCGCCTGCACCGTGGAGCGCATCAAGGCGGCCGTCTCTGGCGCAGGAAGCTCTCCGCAGTAG
- the LOC124669602 gene encoding homeobox-leucine zipper protein ROC2-like isoform X1, with product MMIPARHMPSSMIGRSSGGAAYGSSSALSLGQPNLLDNNSQHLQHALQQHHLLDQQIPTTTAESSDHAHNGMIRGRDSMDPLGDEFESRSGSENVDGDAVDADQDPSQRPRKKRYHRHTQHQIQEMEAFFKECPHPDDKQRKELSRELGLEPLQVKFWFQNKRTQMKNQHERHENSQLRADNDKLRAENMRYKEALSSASCPNCGGPAALGEMSFDEHHLRVENARLRDEIDRLSAIAAKYIGKPMVPFPVLSNPTLGAVGAYGAHPADIFAAAELPPMRAAGGVDAEKQGVVVELAVAAMEELVRMARMDGPPWTADGRLDEEEYARMFGPRGVLGPKQYGLVSEASRDAAVVIMTPASLVEILMDVNQYAAVFSSIVSRAATLEVLSTGVAGCYDGALQVMSVEFQVPSPLVPTRESYFVRYCKRNSDGTWAVADVSLDALQGIKCRRRPSGCLIQEAPNGYSKVTWVEHVEVDDRAVHNIYKLLVNSGIAFGARRWVGALGRQCERLASAMASNIPTSDIGVITSTEGRKSMLKLAERMVASFCGGVTASVAHQWTTLSGSGAEDVRVMTRKSVDDPGRPPGIVLNAATSFWLPVPPKRVFDFLRDESSRSEVHHNCKITSSPWNSISKDDELTMFWTSFGMQWDILSNGGMVQEMAHIANGRDHGNCVSLLRVNSTNSNQSNMLILQESCTDSSGSYVIYAPVDVVAMNVVLNGGDPDYVALLPSGFAILPDGPAAGIMHAGGVGSGGSLLTVAFQILVDSVPDAKLSLGSVATVNSLIACTVERIKAAVSGAGSSPQ from the exons ATGATGATCCCGGCGAGGCACATGCCATCGTCGATGATCggccggagcagcggcggcgcagcCTACGGATCCTCATCAGCACTGTCACTCGGTCAG CCAAACTTGCTGGACAATAACAGTCAGCACCTGCAGCACGCGCTCCAGCAGCACCACCTCCTCGATCAGCAGatcccgacgacgacggcggagaGCAGCGACCACGCACACAACGGCATGATCCGCGGCCGGGACTCCATGGACCCGCTGGGCGACGAGTTCGAGAGCAGGTCCGGCAGCGAGAACGTGGACGGGGACGCCGTGGACGCCGACCAGGACCCCAGCCAGCGGCCGCGCAAGAAGCGGTACCACCGCCACACCCAGcaccagatccaggagatggaagC TTTCTTCAAGGAGTGTCCTCACCCTGACGACAAGCAGCGCAAGGAGCTGAGCCGGGAGCTGGGGCTGGAGCCTCTCCAAGTGAAGTTCTGGTTCCAGAACAAGAGGACCCAAATGAAG AACCAGCACGAGAGGCACGAGAACTCGCAGCTGCGGGCGGACAACGACAAGCTGCGCGCCGAGAACATGCGCTACAAGGAGGCCCTCAGCAGCGCCTCCTGCCCCAACTGCGGCGGCCCGGCGGCCCTCGGCGAGATGTCCTTCGACGAGCACCACCTGCGCGTCGAGAACGCGCGCCTCCGCGACGAGATCGACCGCCTCTCCGCCATCGCCGCCAAGTACATCGGCAAGCCCATGGTGCCCTTCCCCGTCCTCTCCAACCCCACGCTCGGCGCCGTGGGAGCCTACGGCGCTCACCCCGCGGACATCTTCGCCGCTGCCGAGCTTCCGCCGATGAGGGCCGCCGGCGGTGTGGACGCGGAGAAGCAGGGCGTCGTGGTGGAGCTGGCCGTGGCGGCCATGGAGGAGCTGGTCCGGATGGCGCGGATGGACGGGCCCCCGTGGACGGCCGATGGAAGGCTGGACGAGGAGGAGTACGCCAGGATGTTCGGCCCGCGCGGCGTGCTCGGGCCCAAGCAGTACGGCCTCGTCTCCGAGGCCTCCCGCGACGCCGCCGTCGTCATCATGACACCAGCAAGCCTCGTCGAGATCCTCATGGACGTC AACCAGTACGCGGCGGTGTTCTCGAGCATTGTCTCCAGGGCGGCGACCCTGGAGGTACTATCCACGGGCGTGGCGGGCTGCTACGACGGCGCGCTGCAGGTGATGTCGGTGGAGTTCCAGGTGCCGTCGCCGCTGGTGCCGACAAGGGAGAGCTACTTCGTGAGGTACTGCAAGCGCAACTCCGACGGGACCTGGGCCGTCGCCGACGTCTCGCTGGACGCGCTGCAGGGGATCAAGTGCCGGCGCAGGCCCTCCGGCTGCCTCATCCAGGAGGCGCCCAACGGCTACTCCAAGGTGACGtgggtggagcacgtggaggtgGACGACAGGGCCGTGCACAACATCTACAAGCTGCTCGTCAACTCAGGCATCGCCTTTGGAGCACGCCGGTGGGTCGGTGCCCTCGGACGGCAGTGCGAGCGCCTCGCCAGCGCCATGGCCAGCAACATCCCCACCAGCGACATTGGAG TGATCACAAGCACAGAGGGGAGGAAGAGCATGCTGAAGCTGGCCGAGAGGATGGTggcgagcttctgcggcggtGTGACGGCATCCGTGGCGCACCAGTGGACGACGCTATCGGGGAGCGGCGCCGAGGATGTCAGGGTCATGACCAGGAAGAGCGTGGACGACCCCGGGAGGCCACCGGGCATCGTCCTCAACGCCGCCACCTCCTTCTGGCTCCCTGTACCGCCCAAGCGCGTCTTCGACTTCCTCCGCGACGAGTCTTCTCGCAGCGAGGTACACCATAATTGCAAGATCACATCATCGCCATGGAATTCAATTTCTAAAGATGATGAACTAACTATGTTTTGGACTTCTTTTGGTATGCAGTGGGACATCCTCTCCAATGGCGGCATGGTCCAAGAAATGGCTCATATTGCCAATGGGCGTGATCATGGCAACTGCGTCTCCCTCCTTCGCGTCAAT AGCACCAACTCGAACCAAAGCAACATGCTGATCCTGCAAGAAAGCTGCACGGACTCGTCAGGCTCCTACGTCATCTACGCCCCGGTGGACGTTGTGGCCATGAACGTCGTGCTCAACGGCGGCGACCCAGACTACGTCGCGCTCCTGCCGTCCGGTTTCGCCATCCTGCCCGACGGACCGGCTGCCGGGATCATGCACGCCGGCGGTGTCGGCTCGGGCGGGTCGCTCCTCACGGTGGCGTTCCAGATCCTGGTCGACTCCGTCCCCGACGCGAAGCTGTCTCTTGGCTCGGTGGCAACCGTGAACAGCCTCATCGCCTGCACCGTGGAGCGCATCAAGGCGGCCGTCTCTGGCGCAGGAAGCTCTCCGCAGTAG